In Tripterygium wilfordii isolate XIE 37 chromosome 17, ASM1340144v1, whole genome shotgun sequence, the genomic window CAATTGGGAAGCTCCTCGTTTAGAACCCTTATTTGTGAGGGAAAAGGGAAGTTTGTGATCTACCAAACTGTCTAAAAAGGGCAGCTAGGCTGAGATTGATCGAGTTCCATTCAAGCAAGACACCTTTCATTTGATCCTGTAGAGGGAGCTCAAAAGGCTAGCTACTTGGTTTTGTGGTTCAGCTTATTAGCTGCCTAACTTcagattttcttcttttcttttcttggtcacCAATTTCCAGCTGGGTTGAGGATTCTGCAATTGTTTGGcatgattttgaaatttcaaagattgtTGGAGTAGACATACAGCTGTGCTCCCCAGGCTCATGTGGGAATATCATTGAAACAACAGAGCTGATAGGTATTGAAATCTCTGCCCTTATTTCCAGAAGATGAAGGGGAGGATTTGTTATGTTGGCCACCGAGTTTAAAGCAGCCAGATTAATTGAGAGGTCAATTGTATTTTAGTCTACATCAGAAGTTAGAATGTTAGATCTGTGCTTCTTGCTGTCATATTTTGGTGCATGCTTATGTATTTTTATGTTTGCTTTAGACCTCACGTAGGTGTGTTGTGTGCTCTTACAATCAAGTGATTTCATTCTTTCTCATTAACAATTTTCGGGGCTTACTTTTATTATTTGACTTAGTCTGTGGTACATTCATGTTAAGTCACCCTTGTTCCCCTGCTTAACTCTCCCTAGCACATTTAACTAAATCTATAGGTTCACAACGTTAAGCATGTAGTATATTTTCTAGTTGGTGAAGTTCACAACTGCTCTAGGAACGATCTTTCCATATTAAGTTGATCTTTCACGCCTATTCTGCTATGAACAAggtctttttgttttcttcttctcactTAGGCAAGCATTGCTCCTTGTTCAGAGCCTTAAGATTAACATTTGTCATGGTTGTTAAACTGCCCTGCACCTTTGTGCTGTCTGACTTTCTGGGATGGATCCTTGATGTTCGAAGATTTTCTGGAAGGAAGTTACTTTTGGGTCATTTTATGTTTCAAGACATGATTTTGAAGGATTTTTTATTAACTGTTGATTGCTTCACAAGTGTAATAGAAAGTACAAGTACCGTCATATATGTAGCTTCTAGGAATGATGAGTTTAAAATTTTAGTGGATAGCAGATGCCATGCTAAGACACAAAATAGGTCTAGGGAACATGAGGATCTATGAATTGTGAAGAAACCAGTGTTTGCAAAAATGTCCGAGTCATTTTACATTTGTTAGATGTGGTACATCTGAGGAGCAGCTCCAGGTCTTTAGAGGATGACAATTTTCTGCATTATATATGATGGTTGAGTTAGTGGAATGCATTTGAAATGTGTTTGAGAGAAGCTGATTGGAGTTTCAGTTTTCTGGTGATGCTGAAAACTGTGTAAAGACAAATAGGACAGATTGTGCACTAAGAAGTTGTGAATCACAGTATTTTGTCATATTCTAATTCAAAATTCGAATTACCAAAATGCCTTATCAAGCGAAACTGTGTCTCCTCACTGGACTTCTCAAGACACACTTCTGTCAATTCTAGAAGCTGAAATAGGAACTTTGACCCAAATGGAGCCTAAGGTATGGTAGCCTCAGTTTAATGGTCAAGACGGTTAATCTTTACAAAGGGGCCGGCATAATTCTGGTAGAACCTTACACGAAATCTCGTTTCTTTGAAGACTGTTTGTTGGAATTGTTGGCCACATTATCCTTACCCCAAGAGACCGGATTTTTAATCCCTGTAATTCCATACATTATATCTCAGCCGACCCCAATTATTTTTTGGTATTAAGACATTATGTTGTTGGTTCCAAACATGTAACATAAGCTATGTACTATAATGTTGCTATCATTTTtgcttgatttgtattttgtgtatGTATGCGTGCTTGCACGAGTTATATGTATATTTGTCTTTTTAGTTGAGATTCTTATGATGTCAGTATTAAGCAACTAGATCATTCTATGGTATGTTTTATTCTTGAATACCATCTGCAGATTGGGCCTTCTACACATAGGGGTGGAGGTAGAAAGCCCTTTCGAGGGGGTGGCCGAGGCCATTTCGGATATCGTGGATCCAAAAGAAGTGTCTCTGCAACCCCCTCTCGTGGCAGGGGACGTGGCCAGGGTGGTGGTAGGCACATTCCTTCAAATGGTGCTGCATCAACATCAAATTCTGCTGCAGCACCAGCTGAAGGTCCTAATGCTAGAATGCCACCTTCAGCACTGGGCCTTGGGCAGGCTTCAGCTTATGTTCCTGCACAAGTGCCTGCTGCTCCACTCTGGCCACCTCCACGTATGGCTTGGTGTGAAATTTGTAGGGTTGACTGCAACACAGTTGAAATCCTAGAGCAGCACAAGAACGGTAAGCGACATAAGAAGAATTTGCGAGCACATCAGAGTTTACAGAATGGGAACAAGCTTGTACCTGGACAGTCGGATGTACAAATGCCCATTTTGACAACAAAACCTGAAGTTGTCGAGCCTGAGAAGGTTGAGAGATCTGAGGAGAAACAACCACTGCCTGAAAATTTACCCTTGAAAGCTAGTGTTGATGACAATGTAAGGGATACTGAACAGCAGAAAGATATTGATGAGAAGTTGGAAGTACCCATGGCAGCTTCAGCAGCAGAACCTGAAAGGAAGCCTAGTGATCACTCTCGAGCACGAGGGCGTGGTTTCAAGCGTAAGATCAGAGGGGGACGAGGGGGTAAATATGTTAGAAATAATGAAGGGCGACGAAGACCAGCTGAGCCTCCCAAGCCCAAAGAAGTAATTCCATTCATCTGTGAACTTTGCAACATCAAGTGCGAGTCAAAAGTGGTTTTTGACAGTCATTTGGCTGGTAAAAAACATCTATCTAATCTGAAGCGATTTCATGGCCATCGAGCTTTATATGGAGAAGCAGGGCTCCAAGCACTGTATCCTGCCAACTTCAGTGGTACACAGCCATCATCGATCCCTCAAGTTCAACAAGGTGTTAATGACCCACAGGTTGTTTTGACTCAGCTATTGACATATGTGCTTTCTCAAGCCCAAACACCAGGGTTCATAGCCTCACAGGTACAAGGGTTAGCtgcagcaccagcaccagctgTAATGTCAGCATCTAGTTTTGGAACCCAGCACTACCCTAACTCTCAAAGTCAAGGATCACAAGCAACACCAGAAGTTGGGAGCAAAATTCCAGCCATGGTGGACGCGATGAATCAGAAGCAACCTGTATCAGCGGAACTTGGCGTTCCACCCGCTGCAACAGCCAACAAAGAAGCAGAGAATGGAAATCCGGTATCTGACGCTAAGGACGCAAGTCTTTGCCACAACAGCTCTGTGTCAGTACCACCGGAGAAGAGCAACTTAGGTGCCCAGCAAGTTATTTCCGAACCAGTATCTGAGAAAGATTTTTGTCCACCGGAATGTGATATTGGCTCCTCAGGTCTAGTTGCACAGCCAGGAATGGAGGATGATATGCAGGAACCAGGGTCAGAATGAAGACCCGAATATAATACATGGTATACTCTCACACTACTTTTTATTGTTACATTGAACCTGGCTCATCATGGTGAGTGAAATTTTGAATTCAGTGACGTGATAATCCTAAATGATGGTCTGAGTTCTGGGAATATAGAAACTGTTGTTTCAGTTTGGCTATTTTCTTTTTGCAGGAATTtcatcatcaattcaacagcTTGAGCTTCAAGCCCAGGGGAAGTATTTCATTTGGAACATTATGTGATATCCATTTGTCTATTTCAATCTAATTACTATTATGATTGGcaaattta contains:
- the LOC119982788 gene encoding uncharacterized protein LOC119982788, whose amino-acid sequence is MDYSSENYQYQQYQPYDPSHPQSYDPSTATQAYYAYTNQQYDHHLQQHHAYYPPQDYSHHYHQGNDPIHPPGVPLPYDPTQDQQNAYYAQRAVENQQQLYHGSDPGGLNSGSAAAMTQYAGSVTATQGAIQQEIGPSTHRGGGRKPFRGGGRGHFGYRGSKRSVSATPSRGRGRGQGGGRHIPSNGAASTSNSAAAPAEGPNARMPPSALGLGQASAYVPAQVPAAPLWPPPRMAWCEICRVDCNTVEILEQHKNGKRHKKNLRAHQSLQNGNKLVPGQSDVQMPILTTKPEVVEPEKVERSEEKQPLPENLPLKASVDDNVRDTEQQKDIDEKLEVPMAASAAEPERKPSDHSRARGRGFKRKIRGGRGGKYVRNNEGRRRPAEPPKPKEVIPFICELCNIKCESKVVFDSHLAGKKHLSNLKRFHGHRALYGEAGLQALYPANFSGTQPSSIPQVQQGVNDPQVVLTQLLTYVLSQAQTPGFIASQVQGLAAAPAPAVMSASSFGTQHYPNSQSQGSQATPEVGSKIPAMVDAMNQKQPVSAELGVPPAATANKEAENGNPVSDAKDASLCHNSSVSVPPEKSNLGAQQVISEPVSEKDFCPPECDIGSSGLVAQPGMEDDMQEPGSE